One genomic region from Sphingobacterium sp. UGAL515B_05 encodes:
- the fusA gene encoding elongation factor G, translated as MARDLKFTRNIGIAAHIDAGKTTTTERILYYSGVNHKIGEVHEGASTMDWMEQEAERGITITSAATTVFWNYRNNKYQVNVIDTPGHVDFTVEVNRSLRVLDGLVFLFSAVDGVEPQSETNWRLADGYKVPRIGFVNKMDRSGADFLKVVKQVKDMLGSDAVALQLPIGAEDTFKGVVDLINNRGIVWNEHDKGMTFTEVPIPDDMLDEVAEYREKLLEAVAGYDESLMEKFFEDPDSLTEREILNALRAAVLDNSIVPMVCGSSFKNKGVQTMLDLVMELLPSPLDVEAVKGTNPDTGEEIERKPSVSEPFAALGFKIATDPFVGRLCFIRAYSGKLDAGSYVLNTRSGNKERISRIFQMHANKQNPIPFIEAGDIGAVVGFKDIKTGDTLCDEKAPIVLESMTFPEPVIGLAIEPKTQADVDRLGIGLGKLAEEDPTFVVKSDEETGQTVISGMGELHLEILIDRLKREFKVEVNQGAPQVAYKESINGSTEHREVYKKQSGGRGKFADIKVVISPIDADYDTTKSALQFVNEIVGGAIPKEYIPSVQKGFEASLNNGVLAGYPLSGMKVRLIDGSFHAVDSDSLSFELAAKMAYREALPKCSPVLMEPIMKVEVLTPEENMGDVMGDLNRRRGQMQGLDSRNGAQVIKALVPLSEMFGYVTQLRTITSGRATSTMEFDHYAEAPRNVADEVIAKSKGKIKGSVE; from the coding sequence ACTCAGGTGTAAACCACAAAATTGGTGAAGTTCACGAAGGTGCTTCAACAATGGACTGGATGGAGCAAGAAGCTGAGCGTGGTATCACAATCACTTCTGCTGCTACAACCGTATTTTGGAACTACCGTAACAACAAATACCAAGTAAACGTAATCGATACTCCTGGACACGTGGATTTCACGGTTGAGGTAAACCGTTCTTTACGTGTACTAGACGGATTAGTTTTCTTATTCTCTGCGGTTGATGGTGTTGAGCCTCAATCTGAAACAAACTGGCGTTTAGCTGACGGTTACAAAGTACCTCGTATTGGTTTCGTAAATAAAATGGACCGTTCAGGAGCTGACTTCTTGAAAGTTGTAAAACAAGTAAAAGACATGTTAGGTTCTGATGCTGTAGCTTTACAATTACCTATCGGTGCTGAAGATACATTCAAAGGTGTGGTTGACTTGATCAACAACCGTGGTATCGTTTGGAACGAGCATGATAAAGGGATGACCTTCACTGAAGTGCCTATTCCTGATGATATGTTGGATGAGGTTGCTGAATACCGTGAGAAATTATTAGAAGCAGTAGCTGGTTACGATGAGTCTTTGATGGAGAAATTCTTCGAAGATCCAGATTCATTGACTGAGCGCGAAATCTTAAATGCATTACGTGCTGCTGTATTGGATAACTCCATCGTTCCTATGGTTTGTGGTTCATCTTTCAAAAACAAAGGTGTTCAAACCATGTTAGACCTAGTAATGGAATTATTACCTTCACCTCTAGATGTAGAGGCTGTAAAAGGTACTAACCCTGATACTGGTGAAGAAATCGAGCGTAAACCATCTGTTAGCGAGCCTTTCGCAGCTTTAGGTTTTAAAATTGCGACAGACCCATTCGTAGGTCGTTTATGTTTCATCCGTGCTTACTCTGGTAAATTAGATGCAGGTTCTTATGTATTGAACACACGTTCAGGAAACAAAGAGCGTATCTCTCGTATCTTCCAAATGCACGCGAACAAACAAAACCCTATCCCTTTCATCGAGGCTGGTGATATCGGTGCTGTTGTTGGTTTCAAAGACATCAAAACTGGTGACACACTTTGTGACGAAAAAGCGCCTATCGTATTAGAGTCCATGACTTTCCCTGAGCCAGTAATTGGTTTAGCGATTGAGCCTAAAACTCAAGCTGACGTGGATAGATTAGGTATTGGTCTTGGTAAATTGGCTGAAGAGGATCCTACATTCGTTGTTAAATCTGATGAAGAGACTGGTCAAACTGTTATCTCAGGTATGGGTGAGCTTCACCTTGAAATCCTAATCGACCGTTTGAAACGTGAATTCAAAGTTGAGGTTAACCAAGGTGCGCCACAAGTAGCATACAAAGAGTCTATCAATGGTTCTACTGAGCACCGTGAGGTATACAAAAAACAATCAGGTGGTCGTGGTAAATTCGCGGATATCAAAGTTGTTATCTCTCCTATCGATGCTGATTACGATACAACAAAATCTGCTCTTCAATTCGTAAACGAAATTGTGGGTGGTGCTATTCCGAAAGAATACATTCCTTCAGTTCAAAAAGGATTTGAGGCATCATTAAATAATGGTGTATTGGCTGGTTATCCACTTTCAGGAATGAAAGTTCGTTTGATCGACGGTTCATTCCACGCAGTCGATTCAGATTCATTGTCTTTCGAATTGGCAGCTAAAATGGCATACCGTGAAGCATTACCAAAATGTTCTCCAGTATTAATGGAGCCAATCATGAAAGTAGAAGTGTTGACTCCAGAAGAAAACATGGGTGATGTTATGGGTGACTTAAACCGTCGTCGTGGTCAAATGCAAGGTTTGGATTCACGTAACGGTGCTCAAGTAATCAAAGCATTGGTTCCACTTTCTGAGATGTTCGGTTACGTAACGCAATTACGTACAATCACTTCAGGCCGTGCAACGTCTACAATGGAATTTGATCACTATGCTGAAGCTCCTCGTAACGTTGCTGATGAGGTGATTGCAAAATCAAAAGGTAAAATCAAAGGTTCTGTAGAATAA